CGCGCTCCGCGATCTGCAGCGCTTTCGCGGCGAAGAAGGCGAGCTCAGGGTAGGCGTCACGCCGTGGATCGCCCGGCATGTGGTGCCGGCTGCGCTCGATAGCTTCGTAAGCGTCTATCCCAACGTCTCGTTGACCATCATCGAGGATGAAAACCACTCCCTGGCCGAGCGGGTGAAGCGCGGCGAGTTCTCCTTCGTGGTGATGCCGGAGACCGATCTCGCCGAGAACCCAACGGTTCTCCTGGAAAGCCCGGCGTATCTCGCTTATTGCCGCAGCCGCGAGGCCGACCTGCCGATTGTGGACCTGCCCGGCCAACTCACCCGCGTCAAGCTCGTGATGTCGTCGAGCTGGAGCCGCTGGCGCAAGGTCGTGGATCGCTACCTCGCTGACAACAGTTGCGAGCCCCGCCAGACAATCGAGATCACTTCCTTATCCGCTGCGATCAAGGTGCTGATAAACTCCGATTGGTGTTCGATCCTTCCAGGTCTCATCGTCTCAGCCGACTCAGACCGGGATCTGGTCGCAATGAAGCTTCTACCCGATGCGCCGGTTTTTCGGATCATGTCCGTCTGCGCCAACCGGCCCCTCTCCGAAGCAGGAAAAACTTTCCATTCCATGCTTGCCGATGAGATCACGGCATTGGGCCAGCGAGGATTTGGTGTGCCGGTTATTGCAGAGCGGGCACGCGGACGCCCCAAGAAGGTGGTCGCGCCCGCGCGCAGGGCAGCCAAGCGTCTCGCCGGCGATGCCGCGATTATTCGCCCCAAACATCCCGCATAATGCGCAGCCAGTTGCCCGACATGATCTTTTCGACGTCGCTCTCGGCAACCCCCCTCGCCTTCAGGCGATCGAACATGGCGCCGACCTTGCTCATGGTGTCGATCCCGTCCGTGGCGCGATTCTCGTAGGTGTACCAATCCCCCATGGGGCCGGTGACGTTCGGATAGATGCCATGCTGGCCCCACATCTTGGCCCATCCGGCGGGATTGGCTGGGAAACCTTCCGGGATATCGCCACCGAAGCCGACATGTTCAACGCCAGCGACCTTGATGAGATGCATGAAGTGGTCGACCACGTCCTCGACTGTCGGCCTTCTGTCGAAGCGCAGCAGCGGCGGCCACGCCACGGCGCCGGTCAAGCCGCCCTTTTCCGCCACGGCGCGGATCAGTTCATCCGTTTTGTTGCGCGGGCTCGGGTGCAGCGCGTAGGCATTTGCGTGGCTGAATACCAGAGGGCGCTTCGCGGCAGCGATATAGCCGGCGCTGGTAGTGAGCCCCGAATGGGAGAGATCGACGATGATGCCATTTGCTTCCATCGCATCGAGCCAAGCGCGGCCAGCCTCGGTGATCCCCCGATCACCGTCGTTGACGAAGGAAGCGCCGTAGCCGAAGGCGTTCCGCTCGTTGTATGTCGGCTGCATGATGCGCATGCCGAGGCGCTTGAAGGTGCCGAGCAAGGCGACGTCGCTCTCCACCATCAGGGAGTTCTGCGAGCCGATGATGATGCCGACGACACCCGCCGCGTGAGCCGCCTCGATCTCGCCCGCGGTGGTCACAATGGTGGCAACGTCCGGCATGGCGGCGACCGTGTTGCGTAACTCTTCCAGCTGCAGGAGGGAATCGTGAAGCCCGGCCTGGGGACGCGTGGCCGTGAGGTTGATGGCCGAAACCCCGCCCGCGAGCGTGCGCTGCATCTGCTCTCGCGTCACCGCCGCGCAGTTGAGGCCGTCTATGATCAGGGGGCCGGTCGGCTTATTGGCATGCGTCATCGTTTCCTCCATGAGGCTTTCTCAACAATTGTTCAGGGATTTGGCCGGCCGGGCTGTCTGAACACGCCCAGCACAGCCATTGGAACTAGAAGCAGGACATCATGTCTGCTCGTTCGCCAGCCGGGGGTCGAGCGCGTCGCGCAAGGCATCGCCCAACATGTTGATGGCAAGGATGGTGAAGGTAATTGCAGCCCCGGGGAATACTGAACTCGCCCAGGCCGTCTGCACGTACTTCTGACCTTCGCTGATCATACCGCCCCAGGTCGGCGTGGGGGGTTGCACGCCGAGCCCGAGAAAGCTGAGCGTCGCCTCGATGAGGATCATGCGCGAGAGCTCGTAGGTCGCAACGACGATCAAGGCGGACAGGACATTCGGTGCGATGTGCCTCAGGATGATGCGCAGCGGCGGGGCGCCTATGGCGCGCGCGGCCTCCACATATTCGAGCTCGCGCACGGAAATGACATCCGCGCGCACGATACGGGCGATCTGAGGCCAGGCGGATATGCCCATCAGCAGGATCAGCACCGGCACCGAGGCTCCAATGGCGGCCGTGACGGCGATGACGAGGAGGATAACGGGGAACGACAATTGCGCATCGATGGCGCGCAGCACCAGCGCGTCCACCCATCCTCCGGCATAGCCGGCGATCAGGCCCATCAGGGTGCCTATGACGCAGGCGATGATCACCGCTGCCAGCGAAATCGCCAGGGTTACACGCGTACCGTAGATGATGCGCGAGAGGATATCGCGGCCAAGCTGGTCCGTGCCTAGCCAGTTGCTGCCCTGACCGCTCAGAAAGGACGGGGGACGCAGCCGCCGGATGATGCTCTGCTGATAAGGATCGAATGGCGCGATCAGGCTCGGGAACAGGGCACAGACCAGAACGACGGCGAGGAACAGCAAGCTGATCAGTGCAACCGGCGAGCGGAGCTGGCGTCCGAGTGCGACGAGCTTGGGATTGCGCGCGCGTCCGACGGTGAGTGTCACAGCGCTCATCTCAGCCTCACGCGTGGATCAAGGACGGCATGGAGAAGATCGGCCGCCAGATTGGACAGCACGAAGATCACCGCGAAGAAGAACACGACAGCCTGGACTACGGGATAGTCGCGGGCATAGATGGCCTGAATGGCGAGCCGGCCCACACCGGGCCATGCGAAGACGGTCTCGGTCACAATGACGCCTCCCATCAGCACGCCGAATTGCAGCGCGACGACAGTTACGACCGGGATCAACGCGTTGCGAACGGCGTGATGCACGAGCACGGCCATTTCCGTCAGACCCTTTGCGCGTGCCGTGCGGACATAATCCTGGCGGATCGTCTCAAGCAGCGTCGAACGCATGACACGTGTCACCAGCGCCAGCATGGTCGAGGCTAAGGTCGTCGCAGGCAGGATCAGATGCCAGATCGTGCCGCTGCCCGTACTAGGCAGCCAACGCAGCCAAACGGAGAAGATGATGATCGACAGGATGCCCCAGTAGAAGGTCGGCACCGCCTGACCGAAAGCCGTCACTCCCCGTACCGTGAAGTCCAGCGGCGAATTGCGGAAGTAAGCCGAAGCAATACCAGCGGGAATTCCGATGACAACCGAAAGCGCGAGCGTCGCCAAAGCCAATTCAAGCGTCGCCGGAAGGCGCTCGATCAAGAGATCGACTGCAGGTTCCTGAAACCGCAGCGAGTTCCCAAAATCACCACGCACCGCGCGTTCGGTGAAAACGAAAAACTGCTCCACGACCGGCCTGTCGAGCCCGTTCTGCTCGCGAAATGCCTGCCGCGCTTCCTCAGAAGCATCGATCGGCAAAAATAGTTCGACCGGATCGCCGCTCAAGCGCGTCAGCAGAAAACACGCCAAGAGGATGCAGAAGAGCGACGGCAGTGTGTAGAGGATTCGTCTGATCACATAGCCGAGCATGGCGCCCTCATGTCACGAGGCCTAAAAGGCGTCCGGCCTGAAATGACAGGCCTGGGCCGGGATGACGGCCCCGTCCCGAGACACGCCGGGACAGGGTAGTCAGCATCGATCACGACATTGACATGCCGTAGAGAGCCCAGCGCTGATCGCCACGCGGCAGGAAGTCCTTCACCCGGTCAGTTACCCCATAAAGGTCCACCGCCTGGTAGAGGAACAGCACCGAAGCCTCGTCATGCATGATCTGAGCGGCCTTCTTGTAGATTTCAGCGCGCTTGTTGGCATCCACTTCTCTCGCGCCGGCATCGATCAATTTGTCGATTTCCGGATGCGTGAGATAAGAATAGCGCCAATCCGAGCGATACTGGGCCCATTGCAGGTCGGGATCATCCGCGGGAGCAAGGCCAACGAAGCCCATCGGTGCGAGCTCGCGCGCACTCAATTGCCGCAAGAACTCGCCGGCCTCCAGCGAGACCATCTCGGCTTTCACGCCGACCTCGGCGAGCATGCCCGCGACCGCCTCCGCAACTTCGCGATCCTGGGCATAGCGACCCGTTGGAAACTTGAACGTAATCGTCAGCCCGTTGGGGAAACCAGCCTCGGCGAGCAACGCCTTCGCCTTTTCGGGATCAAAGGGATAGTCCTTGATCGCGGGGTCAAAGCCAAGCTGCTCCTTTCGGAGCAACTGACCACTAAGGAGACGCCCCTCGCCTTGGAGAAGGCTGTCAAGGATAGCCTGCTTGTCGATCGCATAGTTCAGGGCCTGACGCACGCGTTTGTCATGCAGCGGGCCGGGATGCTCCGGCAGGTTCGAGAGCCCGATCGTGAAAATGCGGTAGCTCGGCACCGAAACGACACGCAGCCCCTTCTGCGCCTTAATTTGAGCCGCGGCCGATATCGGGATGTTGGTCGCGATGTCGAACTCGCCAGCGAGCAGACCGTTGGTCCGGGCCGTGTCGTCGGGGACGGGGCGCCAGACGAGCTTTTTTATGCCTGCCGGCACCTTGCCCCAGTAGTTCGCATTGGCGTCCATAACGATGCGATTGTCACGCACCCATTCCGTCAGGACATAAGGGCCGGTGCCGATCGGCTTCTTTCCAAAACCCTCTGCTCCACCCACCTCGGCCCAGTATTTCGGCGGCACGATGTAGATCTGGCTGAGAATGAGATGCAATGCGGGATAAGGATGCTTCAGGTAGAGCGTAACGGTGTGGTCATCCGTCTTCTCCGCGCGGTCGATGGGTGCAGCATAGCGGCCGTAAGCCGGTGTCACCTTCACATCGGTGAAGATCTTGAACGTATTAACCACTGCGTCGGCGTTGAACTCTTCACCGTTTGTATATTTCACGCCTTTCCGAAGAACGATTTTGACGGTCTTTGGATCAACCAGCTCATAGCTCTCGCCAAGCACAGGCTCAGTCTTGCCAGTCTTGGGGTCAACCCAGAACAACGACTCGACGATTGCGCTGCCAACATTGATCTGCTCCTGCGTCGTCGAGAAGTTCGGCCACAGCGAAACGGGATCGAAGCCTTGTGCTATCGTCAAGGTTCCCGCTGTCAGGGCCATGGCAGACGAGCCACGCCCGAGGATGCCTGCGATCAACGCCTGGCCGGCAAGCGCCGCATTGAAGGTACGCCTGTTTATCTTCATGCCTGTTCCCCTTTTGCTTCTTTGCCGTTGGTGCCTGACGCAGCGTCAGCTCGCTCCTCTCGCCTCCTTGAGGTCGAGGAAAATTGCTCCGTGCGGATCAATGCGTACCGACGCGGAAGGGCCAGCCACGATCGTGCATTCCCGTTCCTCGATCACCGCCGGCCCCGTAAAGCTCGAGCCGGGCATGAGCTGGCTGCGGTCGTAAATTGCCGTCTCCGCATAGCGGCCGAGTTCGGGGAAGAACACCGCGCGTTTGCCCTTCATCTCGGGCGTTCCCACCAGCGTGACGCAGGGGGTCTCAGGACCGCCGGCATGGCGGACGGGCGGTCCCGAGATGGTCATCCGACAGGTGATGAGCTCGACAGGCAAATGGTCATGAGCATGCCCGTAGCGCAGGCGGTGCGCTGCATAGAACGCCTGGGCTATGCCCTCGAGATCGCCCGCTGCGAACATGGCCTCATTGATTTCAACGGCAACTTCCCGCCCCTGGCCGAGATGGCGCAGATCCATGAAGCGGCGGATGACGGGGGTATCATGATCGCCAATGCCCGCTTCCGCGAGGATGGCGGTGCCCTCCTGACGCATGTCTTCGTAAACAGCCACCACGCGTGACCAATCGGCTCTGTCCAGGCTCGTGACATGCGAGCGGGCGAGGTCGAAGGCAACCGGACTGGCGACGAGCCCATAAGCAGAGGCAGCGCCAGCACCTGGTGGCACCACCACACCCTTCATGCCGAGGGCCCGCGCGAGCTCGTAGGCATGGACGGGGCCCGCCCCGCCAAATGAGAACAGATAGAAATTGCGCGGATCCTCGCCGCGCTCGGCGATGTGCACCTTACAGGCCGCAAGCATATTCTCGTTGACGACGCGGAACACACCTTCGGCGCAGCGCTCAACGCTCATGCCGAGAGGCCGGCTCAATCCGACCTCCACAGCGCCCCACGCCGCACTGGCATCGAGCTTCATATCGCCACCCAGGAAGTTGTCCGGATTGAGATAACCGAGAACCAGATTGGCATCCGTCACTGTCGGCGCCTTGCCACCACGCCCGTAGCATGCGGGCCCGGGTGCGGAGCCGGCGCTGCGGGGGCCGACCGCCAGAAGGCCAAGCCCGTCCACCTGCGCGATGCTGCCGCCACCGGCGCCGATCTCGATCAGTTCCACGACCGGAATGCGGATGGGCAAGCCGCTGCCCTTCTGGAAGCGCGAGACCCGCCCCACCTCGAATACATTGGACTTCTTGGCTTCATGATTGATGACGAGACCAATCTTGGCAGTCGTGCCGCCCATGTCGAAGGTTACGAGATTGGGCATACCCATGCGCCGGCCATATTCGATGGCAGCCAGCACACCGGCCGTCGGGCCGGATTCCAGCATGCGGATCGGCAATTGCTTGACCGTCTCGGCGCTGGAGACACCGCCCGATGACACCATGATGTGCAGCGGCCGCTCGTAGCCTCGCTCGCGTAACGTTTCCGTCGTCGCATCGAGGTAATGGCCGACGATCGGCTGCACATAGGCGTTCGCCAGCGTCGTCGTGCTGCGTTCATATTCGCGGATTTCCGGGGAAACCGTGCTGGAGCAGCTAATCAGCAGATCCGGCAATTCCTGCTGGAGGATCTCCGCCGTACGGCGCTCATGCGCGGGATTCCGGAAGGCATGGAGGTAAACGATGGCGACAGCCTCGACCTTTTCGGCGGCAAGCGTCTTCGCCAAAGCGCGCACGGCGTCCTCGTCCAAGGGCACCAGCACGTTGCCGTCGCGGTCCAGCCGCTCTGTCACGTCGAAGCGCAGATCCCGGTCCGCCAGAGGCGTCGGCATGTCCATCTGTACGTCATAGTTGTCGTAGCGAAGCTCGGTGGCCATCTCGACGGTGTCGCGGAAGCCGGCCGTCGCGATAAGTGCTGTCCGCGCTCCGCGCCGCTCAATGAGCGCATTAGTGATCAAGGTTGTGGCGTGAACCGCGATGTCCAGGGCATCGGCGTCGACATCCGCATTGCCGAAGAGCTCGGAGAGCCCCTGCCGCACACCTTCCGCCGGGTCGTGCGGGGTCGTGAGGCATTTCGCGATGCTCTGGTGACCGGTTGTGGGATCAAGCAGAACGAAGTCCGTGAATGTGCCGCCGATATCAAATCCGAGGCGTAATGTCTTGGTCATGGTGTTCACTCAGCCTCCGGAACCACGCCATAAAGCTCTTCCGCCTTCTCCCGGCTGACGAAGCCCTTGCGGATATCTGCGGCGAGCACCGTAGGATCGCGGCGGCTCGGGTCGCCATAGCCTCCGCCGCCGGGCAGTTTCAGCGTCAACTCCTGCCCTTCCTGCAGCGTGAAGGGCTCGAAAGGCGCCTGTTCGCCATCGATGAGGAACTCCCCCTTGCCGCCCGGCAATCCGCCATCGAGGCCCGGCGGCGGGAAGACGACCTTGTCCGGGCGCAGGGTGAGATTGGCCGGGCCCCGCAGGGTGCGAACGCGGATCACCTGCCCGAGCCCGCCGCGGAACTCGCCCGCACCACCCGAATCCGTCGCCATCGAGCGTTC
This portion of the Chelatococcus sp. YT9 genome encodes:
- a CDS encoding LysR family transcriptional regulator, with product MCRLKEFRLFVAAFEEASFSAAARRENATQSGVSQHIHRMEESLKVRLFHRRGKRVVPTPAGEAYYRHCVDLLRSHADALRDLQRFRGEEGELRVGVTPWIARHVVPAALDSFVSVYPNVSLTIIEDENHSLAERVKRGEFSFVVMPETDLAENPTVLLESPAYLAYCRSREADLPIVDLPGQLTRVKLVMSSSWSRWRKVVDRYLADNSCEPRQTIEITSLSAAIKVLINSDWCSILPGLIVSADSDRDLVAMKLLPDAPVFRIMSVCANRPLSEAGKTFHSMLADEITALGQRGFGVPVIAERARGRPKKVVAPARRAAKRLAGDAAIIRPKHPA
- a CDS encoding membrane dipeptidase codes for the protein MTHANKPTGPLIIDGLNCAAVTREQMQRTLAGGVSAINLTATRPQAGLHDSLLQLEELRNTVAAMPDVATIVTTAGEIEAAHAAGVVGIIIGSQNSLMVESDVALLGTFKRLGMRIMQPTYNERNAFGYGASFVNDGDRGITEAGRAWLDAMEANGIIVDLSHSGLTTSAGYIAAAKRPLVFSHANAYALHPSPRNKTDELIRAVAEKGGLTGAVAWPPLLRFDRRPTVEDVVDHFMHLIKVAGVEHVGFGGDIPEGFPANPAGWAKMWGQHGIYPNVTGPMGDWYTYENRATDGIDTMSKVGAMFDRLKARGVAESDVEKIMSGNWLRIMRDVWGE
- a CDS encoding ABC transporter permease, translating into MSAVTLTVGRARNPKLVALGRQLRSPVALISLLFLAVVLVCALFPSLIAPFDPYQQSIIRRLRPPSFLSGQGSNWLGTDQLGRDILSRIIYGTRVTLAISLAAVIIACVIGTLMGLIAGYAGGWVDALVLRAIDAQLSFPVILLVIAVTAAIGASVPVLILLMGISAWPQIARIVRADVISVRELEYVEAARAIGAPPLRIILRHIAPNVLSALIVVATYELSRMILIEATLSFLGLGVQPPTPTWGGMISEGQKYVQTAWASSVFPGAAITFTILAINMLGDALRDALDPRLANEQT
- a CDS encoding ABC transporter permease produces the protein MLGYVIRRILYTLPSLFCILLACFLLTRLSGDPVELFLPIDASEEARQAFREQNGLDRPVVEQFFVFTERAVRGDFGNSLRFQEPAVDLLIERLPATLELALATLALSVVIGIPAGIASAYFRNSPLDFTVRGVTAFGQAVPTFYWGILSIIIFSVWLRWLPSTGSGTIWHLILPATTLASTMLALVTRVMRSTLLETIRQDYVRTARAKGLTEMAVLVHHAVRNALIPVVTVVALQFGVLMGGVIVTETVFAWPGVGRLAIQAIYARDYPVVQAVVFFFAVIFVLSNLAADLLHAVLDPRVRLR
- a CDS encoding ABC transporter substrate-binding protein is translated as MKINRRTFNAALAGQALIAGILGRGSSAMALTAGTLTIAQGFDPVSLWPNFSTTQEQINVGSAIVESLFWVDPKTGKTEPVLGESYELVDPKTVKIVLRKGVKYTNGEEFNADAVVNTFKIFTDVKVTPAYGRYAAPIDRAEKTDDHTVTLYLKHPYPALHLILSQIYIVPPKYWAEVGGAEGFGKKPIGTGPYVLTEWVRDNRIVMDANANYWGKVPAGIKKLVWRPVPDDTARTNGLLAGEFDIATNIPISAAAQIKAQKGLRVVSVPSYRIFTIGLSNLPEHPGPLHDKRVRQALNYAIDKQAILDSLLQGEGRLLSGQLLRKEQLGFDPAIKDYPFDPEKAKALLAEAGFPNGLTITFKFPTGRYAQDREVAEAVAGMLAEVGVKAEMVSLEAGEFLRQLSARELAPMGFVGLAPADDPDLQWAQYRSDWRYSYLTHPEIDKLIDAGAREVDANKRAEIYKKAAQIMHDEASVLFLYQAVDLYGVTDRVKDFLPRGDQRWALYGMSMS
- a CDS encoding hydantoinase/oxoprolinase family protein is translated as MTKTLRLGFDIGGTFTDFVLLDPTTGHQSIAKCLTTPHDPAEGVRQGLSELFGNADVDADALDIAVHATTLITNALIERRGARTALIATAGFRDTVEMATELRYDNYDVQMDMPTPLADRDLRFDVTERLDRDGNVLVPLDEDAVRALAKTLAAEKVEAVAIVYLHAFRNPAHERRTAEILQQELPDLLISCSSTVSPEIREYERSTTTLANAYVQPIVGHYLDATTETLRERGYERPLHIMVSSGGVSSAETVKQLPIRMLESGPTAGVLAAIEYGRRMGMPNLVTFDMGGTTAKIGLVINHEAKKSNVFEVGRVSRFQKGSGLPIRIPVVELIEIGAGGGSIAQVDGLGLLAVGPRSAGSAPGPACYGRGGKAPTVTDANLVLGYLNPDNFLGGDMKLDASAAWGAVEVGLSRPLGMSVERCAEGVFRVVNENMLAACKVHIAERGEDPRNFYLFSFGGAGPVHAYELARALGMKGVVVPPGAGAASAYGLVASPVAFDLARSHVTSLDRADWSRVVAVYEDMRQEGTAILAEAGIGDHDTPVIRRFMDLRHLGQGREVAVEINEAMFAAGDLEGIAQAFYAAHRLRYGHAHDHLPVELITCRMTISGPPVRHAGGPETPCVTLVGTPEMKGKRAVFFPELGRYAETAIYDRSQLMPGSSFTGPAVIEERECTIVAGPSASVRIDPHGAIFLDLKEARGAS